A single Crateriforma conspicua DNA region contains:
- a CDS encoding sigma-70 family RNA polymerase sigma factor: MNSLPDAPPDDVPPDDPLDDRYADFVGLLARHDQAVRRFVRALLPTGDGVDDVMQETALECWRKYDQFSDTATEVDGEFTRWACVIARYKALSWQRDRARDRLVFRESVIEQLAASAELRLDRGDHEREAIERCLDQLPADQRRLLLSVHSPGESVARIASETGQRARKLYSVVQSLRKLLLRCVESRLASESSHG, encoded by the coding sequence ATGAATTCCCTCCCTGATGCCCCGCCCGATGACGTCCCACCCGACGATCCCCTGGATGACCGCTACGCCGACTTTGTCGGCTTGCTTGCGCGTCATGATCAGGCGGTCCGTCGGTTCGTCCGTGCGTTGTTGCCCACTGGTGACGGAGTGGATGACGTGATGCAGGAAACAGCGCTGGAATGCTGGCGAAAATACGACCAGTTTTCTGACACGGCGACCGAGGTCGATGGCGAATTCACACGCTGGGCTTGTGTGATCGCACGCTACAAGGCACTCAGCTGGCAACGTGACCGCGCACGGGACCGACTGGTGTTTCGCGAAAGCGTCATTGAACAATTGGCCGCATCGGCCGAGTTGCGTTTGGATCGCGGCGATCACGAACGCGAAGCGATCGAACGGTGCCTGGATCAGTTGCCCGCCGATCAGCGGCGATTGTTGTTAAGCGTGCATTCGCCCGGTGAATCGGTCGCCCGAATCGCCAGCGAAACCGGCCAGCGGGCACGCAAGTTGTACAGCGTCGTGCAGTCGCTTCGCAAACTGCTACTGCGTTGCGTCGAAAGCCGATTGGCATCGGAGTCGTCGCATGGCTGA
- a CDS encoding sulfatase family protein produces the protein MTRYLAPPLIGWITCCWIAGPAIGDDAAADSTPPNPTRPNIVWIIPDDMSANFSCYGETAIETPNVDALAAGGVQFNRAFVTAPVCSTCRSAFITGMYQTSIGAHHHRSGRGERKIELPAHIRMVPKMFQDAGYYTTISGWPNRGKRMGKTDYNFQWDASVYDGTDWSERKPGQPFFAQIQTKGGKMRGKDASGWSRIHEQAEKTLGSRTGEDVVQLPPYYPQHPDVIADWAAYLDSVRMTDHMVGEVLQRLEDEGIRENTLVLFMTDHGISHARGKQFLYDEGIHVPLVISGPGIQPGTVRDDVVEHIDIAALSLGAAGIEVPTWMQAQDILADDYQPRDAVFAARDRCDETVDHIRSVRTADFKYIRNFLPQRPHLQPCAYKDAKAILIALRQWHDAGKLDATQELIFRPTRPAEELYDLAADPHEINNLADDPGYQDKLAEMRSRLDRWMEESGDQGRQMEDAAMYDSDMEEYLRKFRKPDGDKAHMRVIESNIALMKKWAAEGK, from the coding sequence ATGACCCGATACCTTGCACCGCCCCTGATCGGCTGGATCACTTGCTGTTGGATCGCTGGACCGGCGATCGGCGATGATGCGGCCGCGGATTCCACTCCGCCTAACCCCACTCGGCCGAACATCGTGTGGATCATTCCCGATGACATGTCGGCCAACTTTTCGTGCTATGGCGAAACGGCGATTGAGACACCCAACGTCGACGCCTTGGCCGCCGGCGGTGTTCAGTTCAATCGTGCCTTTGTGACCGCACCGGTCTGCAGCACTTGCCGATCGGCGTTCATCACGGGGATGTACCAAACCAGCATCGGCGCCCACCACCATCGCAGCGGACGCGGTGAACGCAAAATTGAATTGCCCGCCCATATCCGCATGGTGCCGAAGATGTTCCAGGATGCCGGCTATTACACGACGATCAGCGGCTGGCCCAATCGCGGCAAACGTATGGGCAAGACGGACTACAACTTCCAGTGGGACGCATCGGTCTATGACGGCACGGATTGGTCCGAACGAAAACCCGGCCAACCCTTCTTTGCCCAGATCCAGACGAAGGGCGGAAAGATGCGTGGCAAAGACGCCAGCGGATGGAGCCGGATTCATGAGCAAGCGGAAAAGACACTGGGCAGCCGTACCGGCGAAGATGTCGTTCAACTGCCACCCTATTACCCGCAACATCCTGACGTGATCGCCGACTGGGCCGCCTATCTGGATTCGGTCCGCATGACCGATCACATGGTGGGCGAAGTGCTACAGCGATTGGAAGACGAGGGCATCCGCGAAAACACTCTGGTCTTGTTCATGACCGATCACGGCATCAGCCATGCACGTGGAAAACAATTCCTGTACGACGAAGGGATTCATGTTCCCCTGGTGATCAGCGGCCCGGGTATCCAACCGGGAACCGTGCGCGACGACGTCGTCGAACACATCGACATTGCGGCGTTGTCCTTGGGTGCCGCGGGGATCGAAGTCCCGACTTGGATGCAGGCGCAAGACATCTTGGCCGACGATTATCAGCCGCGTGACGCGGTCTTTGCGGCGCGTGATCGCTGTGACGAAACGGTCGATCACATCCGGTCGGTACGGACCGCTGATTTCAAGTACATCCGCAACTTCCTCCCTCAGCGGCCGCATCTTCAGCCCTGTGCCTACAAAGACGCCAAGGCGATCCTGATTGCATTGCGTCAATGGCACGACGCGGGAAAGCTTGACGCGACCCAAGAACTGATTTTTCGCCCGACCCGACCGGCGGAGGAGCTGTATGACTTGGCGGCCGACCCGCACGAGATCAACAACTTGGCCGATGACCCGGGCTATCAGGACAAGCTGGCGGAAATGCGGTCGCGTCTGGATCGTTGGATGGAAGAATCCGGCGACCAGGGTCGTCAGATGGAAGACGCAGCGATGTACGACAGCGATATGGAGGAATACTTGCGGAAGTTCCGCAAGCCTGACGGCGACAAAGCTCACATGCGGGTCATCGAATCCAACATCGCATTGATGAAAAAATGGGCGGCCGAGGGCAAGTGA
- a CDS encoding right-handed parallel beta-helix repeat-containing protein encodes MRCIVTTILALSVGTAFANQTIDVADHGIVPGTDCTFAVNRLIESVADQDAVTLRFAAGQYDFYPENAVERHRAVSNHDNSLKRIAFPLFGHQNVTIDGGGAVFMFHGRISPLVLAQCTNITLKNFTIDWQRSFHDELPVIASNPDDGSFVVEIDPKRYPHTIKNGNLLSDKYDWQDRMGSNIVFDPKTNAPIFNTRDYSINFSAPYTASHAGENAVKISSRVRKSPPPAGSVLISYGTHPTSRLCPAIHLDQANQTRIQNVTIHAAGGMGVIAERCDDVDLDGLVVTSNQDRIVSTRADATHFIGCRGTIHLQNCLFEHMLDDGINVHGAYVKVVEYLGDRQFLCEISHFQQWGLVFSKPGDRIALLSRTTVLPFFETEVTETRILNERRLLVTLAEVPDQMPEGPLSMENLTWYPDLVMKNNTIRENRARGALITTKGKVLLQDNVIASQMHGILIEGDNNKWYESGGVQDITITGNTFDNVGFEGGPVYPLLASPLLNETQHMGEGHFHRNIRFTDNTIRSFSGHLVQARSVTGLTISGNRLEFSKDYPAVTDFPAVDLEYCDNVTIRDNDAVGFDRTLVVETSDDCSSVSVGPNSGLDRP; translated from the coding sequence ATGCGTTGCATCGTGACCACCATCCTGGCATTGAGCGTCGGTACAGCCTTTGCCAATCAGACGATCGATGTCGCCGACCACGGAATCGTACCGGGCACTGATTGCACCTTTGCCGTCAACCGGTTGATCGAAAGTGTGGCGGATCAGGATGCCGTAACGCTGCGTTTCGCGGCGGGACAGTATGACTTCTATCCAGAAAACGCGGTCGAACGACATCGCGCGGTGTCCAATCATGACAACAGTTTGAAACGCATCGCGTTTCCGTTGTTCGGTCACCAAAACGTGACCATCGATGGTGGCGGTGCCGTGTTCATGTTCCACGGTCGAATCAGCCCGTTGGTGTTGGCCCAGTGCACCAATATCACTCTGAAGAATTTCACGATCGATTGGCAGCGATCGTTTCATGACGAATTGCCCGTCATTGCCAGCAACCCGGACGACGGCAGCTTCGTCGTCGAAATCGATCCGAAACGTTATCCGCACACCATCAAAAACGGCAATCTGCTGTCGGACAAGTACGATTGGCAAGACCGGATGGGATCCAACATCGTCTTTGATCCCAAAACCAACGCGCCGATTTTCAACACACGTGACTATTCGATCAACTTCTCCGCGCCTTACACGGCATCACACGCCGGTGAGAATGCGGTCAAGATTTCCAGTCGCGTTCGCAAATCGCCTCCGCCGGCCGGCAGCGTTCTGATCAGCTACGGCACACATCCGACCAGTCGTCTTTGCCCGGCCATCCATTTGGATCAAGCCAATCAGACGCGAATCCAAAACGTGACCATTCATGCGGCCGGTGGCATGGGCGTCATCGCCGAACGATGTGACGACGTAGACCTGGACGGATTGGTCGTGACATCGAATCAAGACCGGATCGTGTCCACCCGCGCCGACGCAACACACTTCATCGGATGTCGCGGAACGATCCACTTACAAAACTGTTTGTTCGAACACATGCTGGACGACGGAATCAACGTCCACGGTGCCTATGTCAAAGTGGTCGAATACTTGGGTGATCGCCAATTTCTGTGTGAAATCAGCCACTTCCAACAATGGGGACTGGTCTTTTCGAAGCCGGGAGATCGAATCGCGTTGTTGTCGCGTACCACCGTTCTGCCGTTCTTTGAAACCGAGGTCACCGAGACGCGGATTTTGAACGAGCGTCGTTTGTTGGTCACCCTTGCCGAGGTTCCCGACCAGATGCCCGAAGGACCGTTGTCGATGGAAAACCTGACTTGGTATCCCGATCTGGTGATGAAGAACAACACGATCCGCGAAAACCGCGCGCGCGGTGCTTTGATCACCACCAAAGGCAAAGTGTTGTTGCAAGACAACGTCATCGCCAGCCAGATGCACGGCATCTTGATCGAAGGTGATAACAACAAATGGTATGAATCCGGCGGCGTGCAAGACATCACGATCACCGGAAACACCTTTGACAATGTCGGCTTCGAAGGCGGACCGGTTTATCCGTTGCTGGCTTCGCCGCTGTTGAATGAAACCCAGCATATGGGCGAAGGCCACTTCCACCGAAACATTCGTTTCACTGACAACACGATCCGGTCCTTCAGCGGGCACCTGGTCCAAGCCCGATCGGTCACCGGGCTGACCATCTCGGGCAACCGATTGGAATTCAGCAAAGACTATCCGGCCGTCACCGATTTCCCGGCGGTCGATCTCGAATACTGCGACAATGTCACGATCCGAGACAACGACGCCGTCGGATTTGACCGTACGCTGGTCGTGGAAACATCCGACGATTGCTCGTCGGTATCGGTCGGCCCCAACTCGGGCCTGGATCGACCGTAA
- a CDS encoding prenyltransferase/squalene oxidase repeat-containing protein yields the protein MNSASTATSSFFFLGRRNFRHHRRFFVTLGLVALTAVPASADSPSNEGNGSVDWPSVSAQRDKIAQAGLKFLKEQGQSDKGSFSDRVGPGITALAITSALRNGRPVDDPMVASGLKALESFVQKDGGIYGSGRLKNYETCVAMVCFAQANTDGRYDQILQDAKRFVTDLQYGNDRKDSSDPSFGGASYSGDERPDLSNTGYLIEALRSVEMPTGDPSIQAALKFISRCQNLDSPHNDTTYADKVDDGGFYYVIPSTSPESGTPQRRGGQSGPDERTTANGGLRSYGSMTYTGLKSMIYAGLQKEDPRVKAAVRWIEMNYGVDRNPGMGSAGLFYYYHTFAAGLNAAGLQVVTDADGQTHHWKADLIAELAERQNDDGSWSNENGQWFENDKNLATSFALMALSYCDVPGEE from the coding sequence ATGAATTCAGCGTCCACCGCCACGTCGTCATTCTTCTTTCTGGGTCGGCGAAATTTCCGCCACCACCGGCGGTTCTTTGTCACCTTGGGACTGGTCGCACTCACCGCGGTCCCGGCTTCTGCCGATTCGCCCTCGAACGAAGGCAACGGTTCGGTCGACTGGCCATCTGTTTCTGCGCAGCGAGACAAGATCGCCCAAGCGGGGCTTAAATTCCTGAAGGAACAAGGACAATCCGATAAAGGCAGCTTTTCCGATCGCGTCGGTCCTGGAATCACCGCGTTGGCGATCACGTCGGCGCTGCGAAACGGACGTCCGGTCGATGACCCGATGGTCGCGTCGGGCCTGAAGGCCTTGGAATCATTCGTTCAAAAGGATGGCGGGATCTACGGCAGCGGTCGGCTGAAGAACTATGAAACCTGTGTCGCCATGGTTTGCTTTGCCCAAGCCAACACCGACGGGCGCTATGACCAAATCCTGCAGGACGCCAAACGATTTGTCACCGATTTGCAGTACGGCAATGATCGCAAGGATTCGTCCGACCCTTCCTTTGGCGGCGCCAGCTACAGCGGTGATGAGCGGCCCGATCTGTCCAACACGGGCTACCTAATCGAGGCACTTCGCAGCGTAGAAATGCCCACCGGCGACCCGTCCATCCAGGCCGCATTGAAATTCATCTCCCGTTGTCAAAACTTGGATTCACCGCACAACGACACCACGTACGCGGACAAGGTGGACGACGGTGGTTTCTACTATGTCATTCCGTCGACCAGTCCCGAATCAGGCACGCCCCAACGTCGCGGCGGGCAATCTGGTCCCGACGAACGCACCACGGCCAATGGTGGTTTGCGAAGCTATGGATCGATGACCTACACGGGTTTGAAAAGCATGATCTATGCGGGCTTGCAGAAAGAAGACCCGCGTGTCAAAGCCGCCGTGCGTTGGATCGAAATGAATTATGGCGTCGATCGGAATCCCGGCATGGGATCGGCCGGCCTGTTTTATTACTACCACACGTTCGCTGCCGGATTGAACGCAGCGGGCCTGCAAGTCGTCACCGATGCCGATGGCCAAACGCATCACTGGAAGGCTGATCTGATTGCCGAGTTGGCCGAACGCCAAAACGACGACGGATCGTGGAGCAACGAGAACGGCCAGTGGTTCGAGAACGACAAGAACCTGGCGACATCTTTTGCACTGATGGCCTTGTCCTACTGCGATGTTCCGGGCGAAGAGTGA
- a CDS encoding C25 family cysteine peptidase, with translation MKSPWRWHTSWLCFLLLSIAAPASAVDVVLVCPDAFQTAARTWVEHRRAESLQITVIPSQRTAESLSQTINQASDANTRYVVLLGDAPVIGTPCDPARQIPTHYRETTVTRNWGSTPTIATDLPYGLAGPDKIPRRAVGRIPVTSPAQVQSFVNRLKAYERSRDFGPWRQRIELTAGVGGFGMIADAAIEQVTRAIVTGVLPGDTRTSIAYGSPGHRFYPPGPSFRDAVIRRYRRGSRFWVYAGHGWIDQLDRVPATEDGIAVLDNVSVSRLAGSQERSSIGLMLACYTGAFDASQPCLAESMMMQPFGPIAMIAGSRVTMPYGNCTAAVGLIDGIYDRRMPRLGDAWLGTLSAMHADDEQDDRTTTRKLIDTLAAVVSPSGTKLIDERHEHMRLYNLLGDPTLKLNPPKTVPIRVVSGHLDGQPLQIEWSSPIDGQSQIDVGFPVGYQPDDQWIDAGWVREVEPGHWSIASADADADAGAVNRHTFELPESIDGMLICRVRVDGSDDWASGSADLIAQPRQR, from the coding sequence GTGAAATCACCATGGCGATGGCACACGTCATGGCTGTGTTTTTTGCTGCTGTCAATCGCTGCCCCCGCGTCGGCCGTCGACGTCGTTTTGGTGTGTCCCGACGCCTTTCAAACCGCCGCACGCACATGGGTCGAACACCGCAGGGCCGAATCGCTGCAGATCACGGTGATTCCGTCACAACGGACGGCCGAATCGTTGTCCCAGACAATCAACCAAGCCAGCGACGCCAACACGCGATACGTTGTGTTGCTGGGCGACGCACCGGTGATCGGTACCCCTTGTGACCCGGCACGACAGATCCCCACGCATTACCGCGAAACCACGGTGACCCGGAACTGGGGATCGACACCGACCATTGCAACGGACTTGCCCTATGGATTGGCCGGACCGGACAAAATCCCAAGGCGGGCGGTGGGGCGTATCCCCGTCACCAGCCCGGCTCAAGTGCAATCGTTTGTCAACCGCCTAAAAGCCTATGAGCGCAGCCGCGATTTCGGGCCTTGGCGACAACGCATCGAATTGACCGCCGGCGTTGGCGGATTTGGGATGATCGCCGACGCCGCGATCGAACAAGTCACGCGAGCGATCGTTACCGGCGTGCTGCCGGGGGACACACGGACGTCGATCGCCTATGGCAGCCCCGGTCATCGCTTTTATCCGCCAGGCCCCAGCTTTCGCGACGCGGTGATCCGGCGGTACCGACGCGGGTCTCGGTTTTGGGTCTATGCCGGTCACGGTTGGATCGACCAACTGGACCGCGTTCCGGCCACCGAGGACGGCATCGCGGTGCTGGACAACGTTTCGGTGTCGCGGCTGGCCGGTTCCCAAGAACGCAGCAGCATCGGCCTGATGCTGGCGTGTTACACCGGCGCCTTTGATGCATCCCAGCCGTGTTTGGCTGAGTCGATGATGATGCAGCCGTTCGGACCGATCGCCATGATCGCCGGCAGCCGAGTCACCATGCCGTATGGCAACTGCACCGCCGCAGTCGGGCTGATCGATGGGATCTATGATCGCCGGATGCCACGTCTGGGCGACGCCTGGTTGGGTACGTTAAGCGCGATGCATGCTGACGATGAACAGGACGATCGCACGACCACGCGAAAACTGATCGATACCTTGGCCGCGGTCGTCAGCCCCAGCGGGACGAAGTTGATCGACGAACGGCACGAGCACATGCGTCTGTACAACTTACTGGGCGACCCGACCCTGAAATTGAATCCGCCCAAGACGGTGCCGATTCGTGTCGTCAGCGGGCACTTGGACGGCCAACCGTTGCAGATCGAATGGTCCAGCCCCATCGACGGACAATCACAAATCGACGTCGGTTTTCCCGTAGGCTATCAACCCGACGATCAGTGGATCGATGCCGGCTGGGTCCGCGAAGTCGAACCGGGGCACTGGTCGATCGCATCGGCCGATGCGGATGCCGATGCCGGCGCCGTGAATCGGCACACGTTCGAATTGCCCGAATCCATCGATGGGATGTTGATTTGCCGCGTCCGCGTCGACGGTAGCGACGATTGGGCCAGCGGATCGGCGGACTTGATCGCCCAACCGCGACAACGCTGA
- the pdxA gene encoding 4-hydroxythreonine-4-phosphate dehydrogenase PdxA, whose product MSTASPASTKRIPRLAVTVGDVAGVGPELALRCTMLSEITDRCQPILVGPADVVRRIGDLLELPVPEVARDWADVEVSDRPMIWPVGDLDAGAVAAGRPDAATGAASLSSVQWAIDAAIDDRVAGIVTGPIQKEAWHQAGCPFPGHTELLADRTGVTDFRMMLTSPQISCVLVTIHEAIADVPKLIRTSSIVEAARLGHAAVSRRLGRPARVTVLGLNPHAGEGGLFSHGEEERLIQPAVDQLSREGIPVTGPLPPDTAFTPRQRDVTDVYVCMYHDQGLIPLKALAFDEAVNVTLGLPIVRTSVDHGTALDLAWTGRASHHSMQAAIEMAIDLAAN is encoded by the coding sequence ATGAGTACCGCCAGTCCCGCATCCACAAAGCGAATCCCACGTTTGGCGGTGACCGTCGGTGACGTCGCGGGTGTCGGTCCCGAACTGGCGCTTCGCTGTACGATGCTGAGCGAAATCACGGATCGGTGTCAACCGATTCTTGTCGGCCCGGCCGACGTGGTTCGGCGGATCGGTGATCTATTGGAATTACCTGTCCCCGAAGTCGCACGTGATTGGGCGGACGTCGAAGTGTCCGATCGTCCGATGATTTGGCCCGTCGGTGATCTGGACGCCGGTGCCGTTGCGGCTGGACGCCCCGACGCAGCGACGGGCGCGGCATCGTTGTCATCGGTTCAGTGGGCGATTGATGCCGCGATCGATGACAGGGTGGCCGGTATCGTGACCGGCCCCATTCAAAAGGAAGCTTGGCATCAAGCAGGTTGTCCGTTCCCCGGTCACACCGAACTGCTGGCCGATCGGACCGGTGTAACCGACTTTCGAATGATGTTGACCAGCCCCCAGATTTCTTGCGTGCTGGTGACGATTCATGAAGCCATTGCGGACGTGCCGAAGCTGATCCGCACATCGTCGATCGTTGAAGCGGCGCGGTTGGGGCATGCCGCGGTGTCACGCCGTCTGGGACGTCCCGCTCGCGTGACCGTGTTGGGATTGAATCCGCACGCGGGCGAAGGCGGCTTGTTCAGCCACGGTGAAGAGGAACGTTTGATTCAGCCCGCGGTTGACCAGCTTTCACGCGAAGGCATTCCTGTGACCGGCCCCTTGCCGCCGGATACCGCGTTCACACCGCGACAGCGTGACGTGACCGACGTGTATGTTTGCATGTACCACGATCAGGGTTTGATTCCCTTGAAGGCGCTCGCGTTTGACGAAGCAGTCAACGTCACACTGGGATTGCCGATCGTAAGGACCAGTGTGGATCACGGCACGGCGTTGGATTTGGCTTGGACCGGCCGAGCCAGCCATCACAGCATGCAGGCCGCGATCGAAATGGCGATCGACTTGGCGGCTAATTAG
- a CDS encoding PDZ domain-containing protein, translating to MNKNWWILCLAALSIMTIDVDVARAQDYDDTEAWLRHQLGLRTSQRRDNAEMKRLVSPLSQSTIDSVVKVYSGDRPVALGTIVAAEGYVLTKRSELTGDPIRVRMSDNRLLPGRIAAVRRSSDLGLIKIESDETFTPVTWVDQTPQAGSFLISPGRTGRTIGIGAIGSRRVRVEHKGRLGVQLVSAERSGATVRGVQPGSGADQAGIERGDRIVAINGRQQPDRFAVVNTLSKMYPGEVVALTIVRGEDRLEMDARLRDLSVLQETENDARVNGPRSARLSGFDDVFQHDTVLNPDECGGPILDSDGRVIGMNIARAGRVVSYALPASVIMEDLADMLNEARGSVPDQNTVAGQR from the coding sequence ATGAATAAGAATTGGTGGATCCTTTGCCTTGCCGCGTTGTCGATCATGACGATCGATGTCGATGTTGCACGGGCCCAAGACTATGACGACACCGAAGCGTGGTTGCGGCACCAGTTGGGTCTGCGGACATCCCAGCGCCGCGACAACGCGGAAATGAAGCGTTTGGTTTCGCCGCTGTCACAGTCGACCATCGACAGCGTCGTGAAGGTCTACAGCGGCGATCGCCCGGTGGCGTTGGGCACGATCGTGGCCGCCGAAGGATACGTGCTGACCAAACGCAGCGAATTGACGGGCGATCCGATCCGCGTCCGCATGTCGGACAACCGCCTGTTGCCCGGACGCATCGCCGCGGTCCGCCGATCGTCCGATTTGGGGCTGATTAAAATCGAATCCGATGAAACCTTCACACCCGTGACTTGGGTCGATCAGACGCCGCAGGCCGGCAGTTTCCTGATCAGCCCCGGACGCACCGGACGCACGATCGGAATCGGTGCGATCGGTTCCCGACGGGTCCGTGTCGAACACAAAGGCCGCCTTGGCGTTCAACTGGTCAGCGCCGAACGCTCCGGTGCAACCGTTCGTGGTGTCCAGCCCGGCAGCGGTGCCGATCAAGCGGGCATCGAAAGGGGCGATCGCATCGTCGCGATCAATGGCCGCCAGCAACCCGATCGCTTTGCCGTGGTCAACACGCTCAGCAAAATGTACCCGGGCGAAGTGGTGGCATTGACCATCGTCCGCGGCGAAGACCGATTGGAGATGGACGCGCGATTGCGTGACCTTAGCGTGCTGCAGGAAACGGAAAACGACGCGCGGGTCAACGGACCCCGCAGTGCACGGCTGTCCGGTTTCGATGACGTCTTTCAACACGACACCGTGCTGAACCCTGACGAATGTGGCGGTCCGATCTTGGACAGCGACGGTCGCGTGATCGGAATGAACATCGCTCGCGCCGGCCGCGTCGTCAGCTATGCGTTGCCGGCCAGCGTGATCATGGAAGACTTGGCCGACATGCTGAACGAAGCCCGCGGAAGCGTCCCGGATCAAAACACGGTGGCCGGACAACGTTAG
- a CDS encoding S1C family serine protease, translating into MNWTSRSVGNPSGQRTAGLALLLTLGIAWLSSSSATGQTIVANPLATSTTAVSARIENDYDGDTKVTIPDPLRDELRYGGVPDSIDEFRQLEDQVQQVARRGARCTVGVKIGPAQGCGVIITQSGLVLTAAHVAMRPGKTAEIMLDDGRTVLATTLGMNRHVDAGLLRIHSGQNNGRPWPCASPGTSDRLRPGMWCVATGHPGGYDTSRGTVTRVGRILAIQSGSLLTDCALIGGDSGGPLFDIEGRLIAIHSRIGNDVADNLHVPVDYYKESWDRLMAGEAWGSLPGFRPVIGVTGNNSYSDARILDVHDGSPAQDAGIEPGDVITQFGEVSVSNFESLTRAVSNTMPGERVVVWLTRGGTQFKVLLEIGRGEDDD; encoded by the coding sequence ATGAATTGGACATCGCGATCAGTCGGAAACCCATCGGGGCAGCGAACCGCCGGGCTGGCTCTGTTGCTGACGTTGGGTATCGCCTGGCTGTCGTCATCCTCGGCGACGGGACAGACGATCGTCGCGAATCCACTGGCCACATCGACCACGGCGGTCAGCGCCCGCATTGAAAACGACTATGACGGTGACACCAAAGTCACCATCCCGGATCCGCTTCGCGACGAATTGCGCTACGGTGGCGTTCCCGATTCGATCGATGAATTCCGCCAACTGGAGGACCAGGTCCAACAGGTCGCCCGACGTGGTGCCCGCTGTACCGTCGGTGTGAAAATCGGACCGGCCCAAGGCTGTGGCGTGATCATCACGCAAAGCGGTCTGGTCTTGACCGCCGCCCATGTCGCAATGCGACCGGGCAAGACGGCGGAAATCATGCTGGACGACGGCCGCACGGTATTGGCCACGACCCTGGGCATGAACCGACACGTCGACGCCGGATTGCTGCGGATTCACAGCGGCCAAAACAACGGCCGGCCGTGGCCCTGTGCATCACCGGGCACCAGCGATCGTCTGCGTCCGGGAATGTGGTGCGTGGCGACCGGGCATCCCGGCGGTTACGACACGTCGCGTGGCACGGTGACCCGAGTCGGGCGGATCTTGGCCATCCAGTCGGGATCGCTGTTGACCGATTGCGCTTTGATCGGCGGCGACAGTGGCGGCCCACTGTTCGACATCGAAGGCCGCTTGATCGCCATCCACAGCCGGATCGGCAACGACGTGGCGGACAACTTGCACGTCCCGGTCGACTACTACAAAGAAAGCTGGGACCGTTTGATGGCCGGCGAAGCGTGGGGCAGTCTGCCCGGCTTTCGCCCCGTCATCGGTGTGACCGGCAACAATTCTTACTCCGACGCCCGAATCTTGGACGTGCATGACGGTTCACCCGCCCAAGATGCGGGAATCGAACCAGGCGATGTGATCACGCAATTTGGCGAAGTCAGTGTTTCGAATTTTGAATCGCTGACCCGCGCGGTCTCCAACACGATGCCCGGTGAACGCGTCGTGGTTTGGCTGACTCGTGGCGGCACCCAGTTCAAAGTCCTGCTGGAAATCGGACGAGGTGAAGACGACGACTGA